The region CAGATTTTAGGCCAAAACATCATGGAATAAATATTTACTATCAGGAAGTGTGGAGTGGATGATTACTTAAAAAAAATCATTGGCTCTTGCTGTTGCTTCGCTGGCCTCGCCATGCATCGCCAGCCACTGGGCCCCTCTTTGCTGGAACGCTTAGCAGTTACAATAGTTAATATATAAGATTAAGTTCATGGTTTTAAGAGTTCTGCCCCCCTTGATTACTTGTAAGGAGCCAATGTTTTTAGGCAGTTTACTGTATAAAATATGGTATAGATAGTTATTTCATGGTTAAGCCAGTGGCATGAAGTAAACATGAAAGATGAATGTTTACTGATTAGTAAATCAGTCTAATAAATACCATAATGAACTTATGATCCATTGAAGAGAGCTTATATCGTTCTTTGGTATTTGCTAGAACAAATATTGGAAttgagacagttttgcacatatagTACGTGTCAGCTTATGTCTTCTTGTTAGGTATTTTCTTTACATTTcatttcatcaccttcttggattctgacattcaattcattctttGATTCTGATACTTAATTCGTTCTTTGATTCTGATACTTAATTCATTCTTTGAtttttcacatttcactgtatatcttGCAGCCGGCACTGGTTTTCTTCACCATGACATGCTCACATCATCTCTGATGGAGGGTTCGATCAAGGGCATTCCATCATTATTGACCCGGCAGAATCAGCGTCGAAGATCGGAAGTTGGCTGTCGAGCTTCCTCTCTAGCATCATTCAGCTACCCTGAATTGACTTCCAAGCCCAGATGGTGGTGGAGAACCCTTGCATGTGTGCCGTACTTGCTGCCACTCCACAACATGTGGTCGTATGCCGATGTCATCTACCAGTTGCACACGTACTTGCAGGGCTTTTCATTGGTTTATACTTTCATCGACACCATGACACTGCTTCCAGGGTGGCTCTTGCTGGTGATATTTATGACCGTGTACTTCTTCGTGGTGAGACGCAAGTGGTCACCCCACTTCATGAGGTTCCATGTGATCTTGGCCATCCTCCTGGACACCGGCTCCCAAGCAGTGGCAACAATGTGCACCTGGATGCCCAGCTTCGTGTATCAGGGGAAGCCCATGCAGTATTTCTGGATGGCCATTGCTTTCATGCAGATCTTTACAGTGCTAGAGTGCATGCGCTGTGCTCTCTGTGGGATGTATCCGAACGTTCCTTTCATATCCCACACAGCCTTCATCCATTCTGATCTGAATCTCTTCAGGTAGCCACCTGCTCACCATGTTGGGTTTTTGATATCAGAAGGATGGAAAGTGAGATGGAGGTGCAAATAGGTAGTACTTTTTTTTTTGCAGTAGCTACTTACAGTTCTATAGACTGTTTTGTTTATACTGAAATTTTGAAGTCTCATTGTAATTGCCAGGATCGTGACCTTTTTGCATTATGACAAAATCCAAACAGTGACACGATTGATCGTTGCATCGGTTGAATTGCTTAAGTGTTTGAGTTATCTGCATTTTTGTTGTCTAGAAACGTGTGAAACTATGAATACATGTTTCCTCGTGTGGTTTGAATGGAACCCCTGCTGGCCGGACTTGGCTAAAATCTGTTTATCATCTTCCAGAAATGAACGGCGGTGTAGGTATGGCACCCTTTTGTCTGGCCACATTTTGACTTCTGAACTTGGCTGAAGTGCTAGACTCCGAATATTGGTGATGAGAATTATCTGTGCAAACTGCCATTCGTTTTTCTATGACATTGGTGAAGAATAAAGAATCAACAACTATTTCTACCACTATATTATGTACACCGTCTGTTTTTCTTACTCTGCATATTAGTGTTGTTCTAAGTCAAAACTTATGAATTTCggccaagtttatagaaaacagtataacatttgcaacaacgaatatatatatatatatatatatatatatatatatatatatatatatatatatatatatatataNNNNNNNNNNNNNNNNNNNNNNNNNNNNNNNNNNNNNNNNNNNNNNNNNNNNNNNNNNNNNNNNNNNNNNNNNNNNNNNNNNNNNNNNNNNNNNNNNNNNNNNNNNNNNNNNNNNNNNNNNNNNNNNNNNNNNNNNNNNNNNNNNNNNNNNNNNNNNNNNNNNNNNNNNNNNNNNNNNNNNNNNNNNNNNNNNNNNNNNNNNNNNNNNNNNNNNNNNNNNNNNNNNNNNNNNNNNNNNNNNNNNNNNNNNNNNNNNNNNNNNNNNNNNNNNNNNNNNNNNNNNNNNNNNNNNNNNNNNNNNNNNNNNNNNNNNNNNNNNNNNNNNNNNGGTTCCCGAACTTACCTGGACTGCCAGCCCGGCCCGACAAAATCCAACCTGGACCCCGATCCCGACAGAATCCCACCTGGACCCTGATCCCGATTGAGCCGCCCCTCCCCAGTCCCCCTCCTCGCCGCTCCTCCCCTCGATCTCCGCCGTGATTCACCGCCGAAAATCCGCCGGATCGAGCGCCTACCTTCCTTCTCCAGATCCTGGCCGACGGGATCGAGCTCCGCCCCCTCCGACTCCACCTCCTACCTGACCGCcggcgcgggcgagcgagcgacggcggacGCCGGCGCGAGAGAGCCCGCGTCGCCTGGAGCCGGCGGAGCCGGCGAAGCCGCCGGATTTCTGCGACGAACGGCCGCCATGGACTTCCGGAAGCCTCATCCTCGGTCCATCGTCACCGCCAGACGGCTTGGCAGTGCTCGTGACGGCCAACGCGCAACCTACGGCGAACAGCAAACCCAAGGAAGCATCTCAACGGAGGCCGCATCAGCGGCGCCTTCAAATCTAAGAACTGTACATGAACTTCCTCCCTGATcttgcattcttcttcaatcttgccttctCTGACCTTCTTGCTTCGTGCAGATGAACTTCGCGCCCCCTGCAAGACATGGATTGCCATGGGATTCCTCTCATACCTCCATGACGAATTGTTCTCAAGGTGGCCTATCATCTGCTGGTAAAAGGTTGGCCGAACTTctagccagggtatggttgaacttcttccttccttcggtttgttatttgcttacaactatgtgaagttcaggtggtgtgtgagcatcagtccaggctacaaaagcttTTTGTAAAATCTGCCTGCTTACAACCATGTGAAGTTCTGGTAGTgtgtgagcctcagtccaggctacaaaacaGAATTGTAAAATCTGCCTGCTTAAAGgcatgtgaagttcaggtagtatgtgagcctcagtccaggctacaaacactataaaatttgcctgcattcacattcacatgtggaaaagcaatgtgaagttcAACTAGTAAGTGTGCTAGAGTTCAGGTTGGAAATGTATCTAGTTCTGTGCAAAACAAAAATAAAGGAAAATAGAACATACATGTGATATCACATGAAGGTCAGCTTGGTATGCACTAGCAGTCCAACCATTCAAAAAACTCATGAAGATTCAGGTTTTTTAACTGTAGACAGTATTTCCCCTTTgcaaaacaagaagttcaggttgtggagagtgctcagttcaggtacataTAAGTAATCTAATATTGCAGAATTAAAAAACAGGATGTGAAGTTCATTCTGTGAAGGGTGGTCAGTTCAGGTACAAAGGCATTGGCAGATGCTCACTTCAGTGCATAGTGTGATGTCTCTCACCACTTTTATATGAGAAGTTCAGTCTGTGGATAATGCTAAGTTCAGTTATGAAGGTATATGCAGATATAACTTGTGTGCTAACAGACATTTTTTCCTTTAATGTCAGCAAGAcgagagacgcatgaagaagcttagaagttcccagcagcaagtaCACAATGCAAAGCCTGTACGCGTTGCACCACCCTCTCAATGGGTCGCACCTCAAACGCACGAACAACATTACCAACCTGCTCCAGACAAAAAATGGACGACACCAGAAACACACGGATACTCCCGAGAAGCTGGGTCACAGCCCTATCCGCACAAGTTTgcgcctccacctaattgggtgacgccggaaatcccccgcggattctttgtatccaccagcagactcccaagcacgccgatggaggagggggttagctcaagtcctgcgtgtaactctggaggttatcctggtgtgcctcATCAATGCCAAAGCGAAGCAACTAAACCGGATCCCAGGACAAATCCAACAGCAACACACACACGGAGGAGAGTGAATCTGCACACTACCACCGTTTGATCCTGCTGCTGATGCTACAAGTCAGAATTGTACAGGGCAAAAGGTAGATGGATTGATTCACAGAACAAAAGAGCAAACCAAGACCAGGATCGCAAtacctccacaaccacctcaagcaaaaaggacgcaaacaagagagaggccatcttcagccctacttcctcctcgtgatccactGCTGCATCCTGCTATGATTACTCCTCCATGCCCCATCCTAGAGGGACAACAGCCGACACCGGCGGAGTTGCGATCATACACGCACGTAAGTGaaacaaaaaatatttatatacgcATCTTGTATTATCTGCAAATTTCTGCTCCCTCCAGAataacaagttcataaactgcattttaaggtgctgtttggattttttttctttttctgcagacgccagatctaccggattatctaataccaagactaaagatgcgattcaaggatgtagagaaagcaagggaattttataacagatacgccagacacgctggttttggaatcaggaagacgggtggaaatgacaaccacaagtattttgtttgcgccTTCCAAGGGATACAGACATCTTCAGTTTCAGAGGCCAGCAGGAAGCGAAACAAAACATCGCAGAGGACgggctgcaatgcaagaatgagggtgaaggtgcaggaggatggcacatgcgtggcagtggacattgagtacaatcataatcaccagttcatgcaaactgatgacatgctggtgtttttgcactcacacaagaattatgaccccactatattggagtacgtaaagctcttgtagtaccatgatgtcaagcacacgacaatcatgtccatgctatctgaaaatgaagatggaagctacttcctaagcatgaccggaCGAGACCTGCTAAACCAGTAAGTACTCAAACACCAACATACTGCAATGTAAAAATAGCATCCTAGCTCACAATCATTTGCTAGCAAAAAATAAACAAATGCATATTTGCATGTGatttgcaggaaagccatgaatgcaaagaaagatgatttggatgatgtattgaaacttgtttcattcttcaaagacatgaaggcgataaatgatgagtttttctacgacatccaagtggacaaggacaagtcaattaaaaacattttctggtccaatgcaagctgccGAGGAGCCTATCAAGACTTCGGCGATTGCGTAACATTCGACACGACTTACAAGACCAATAGATTTCATATGCCCctgggagtgtttgttggaacaaaccatcacttgtagtcaacgatatttgctgttgccctgataagagacgaagatgcaaagtcattcaagtggctgttcgatacatttctacggtgcatgaacaacaagtacccaacttgcattctaacaTGTGAGTTCAAATAAAAAACTCCTCAAGTTTCATCATCTTTCCAGTCTGTGGGTCTGTATTGGGTATATTTGGTTTTATCTGAAAATACTATACAACAAAGAGTTCAACCATTGTTAGCAGAGAAGTCCAACCAAAAAACAGTAGAAGAAAGCAAATTTTTTCTGTCACTTGTTTACAAAATAATATACAGCAAGCAGTTCAACCACTGTTAGCACAGAAGTCCAACCAAAAAACAGTAGAAGAAAGCAAATTTTTTCtgtcacatgtttagaaaaaaactagtcatgaatgtgaagttcaagtacaggaatcatagaagttcaaggataaaaatatgttcAGAAAAAAACATGTAGCATGTTCAGAAAAATATAGTTATTTATGTGAAGTTCAAGCAGtggtaccacagaagttcaagAACCCTGCTGTAAGGAAAAATACATGTGCCATTTTTAGATGGTCATGTTGCTTCATCTGAagttcaagtacttgtacaacataagttcaccatcagtacaaaaaaagaatcaagtttcatttttttaattcatgcagaccaatgcccatcgatggcgaaagctataccacaatcatttccAAACACCGTCCACAAACTATGTCGTTGGCACATCttgaagaagtacagggaatacCTCGTGTTGCTGTACAACAAGTACaaaacattcaaagaggagttcacagcTATATTAAACTGGCCGCTGATGCCAACGGAGCTTGAAGATGCATGGGCTAAACTCGTGCACAAGTACAAACTGGAGAACgaccagatgatgatgcagctctggagtgataggaagatgtggatttcagcatattacaagaacattttctgtgctagaatgacttccacacaacgaagcgagagcatgaaccacgtgctaaagaaagggtttgtcaaggggacccagaacctacacaagtttgctaggcgggtcaatgcttgcatacaaactcggatgcagaaggagaacgagcaaacaatgaccagcatggTAAGATGACAAAGTACAAAACACCCCCATCATGTTCTGTTTTGCCTTGaacatgtgcactttgaatttaaaaaaaaatgAAACTCATGACTCTGCCTCGACTAATACATCActttttgacatgtgcagaccaatCCTGTGACAAAAACAACCTACGGCTACGAGGAAGACATGTCCATCAAGTACACGAGAGCAGTGTACACCGAGATGAGGAATAGGATGAGAAAGGCAACGCTATTCCGTGCAAAGCGTACAGCAGAGCCaactaagtaccttgtgtactaccacaacaagcctggccatgatgatgaagaaagattttcctggtcaaaacatgaattccaggttgtagctgacccagagaatgaaatatacgagtgtgaatgcaagctctggacacacacaggtgagcgaAAAAACAACCTCGTTAAAAAGCTAGACTGGTAATATCATATCAAAATTTATGAAACTCATTGCTGGCTCTCAAACTATGCATTCTGCATTCATCACAAAAATGCAGGCCtgttctgccttcacatcatgaacatacttGACTACCTCAAGCCTGACAATTTTCcaaacaagtatatcctcaaacggtacacaaagactgcaagatcacaaccaacttttgatacaagggactacaacacaacGGCATCGGATGACAGCTCAAGGCTATCGAAGCAAGACATCTTGCTAcagctgaatttgatggttaacaagaaagcgatgagatgtgaccagcaatatgacagagcatactatgttctcaagaggcttgtggaagagcttgatgcaatacattcagcaaatcaagcggatgctgacgaaaggatggctgaagaggacgctgcaattgaagatgaccttcattattatgcaGCTGAAATGCTCAACACCGCCGCTGAAACCAGCCAATACAAGCAGGGTGATGGCCAGTCAATGGAGCCGCGACAACAAGAGACGATGAAATTGCCGTTGTATtctgaaacaaagggtaggaagaaaattactacagcaaagaagagtgacaagagagctcaaataaaggcaccaccTGCAGGAAGAGTCGTCGTGCGCGACGAGAACggagtgccacttggacacaggaaatgcagtgtgtgcaaccaggttgcgagacacaacaagttgacctgtccaacactcttggaaagaaacaatgcTGAGGAGGTCCAGCAACCCAAAGTTCAGAAGCAACAGACCAAGGCTATGGAACAAAATAAGGGACCACACCCACAAAAAGCAAGCAGCAGGCTTTGTAGCATATGTAAGCAGTATGAACCACATAATGTAAGAACATGCCCGCAGCGTGCAGATGCTGAAAAGACAAGCAAAATACCAGAGAAGAAACAGAAAACAAGACCTATAGCAACAACAAGAAggtggtggaagatgaagaggaagacgaagacgaagacaacgacgaagaagaggaagacgaagatgaagatgaagaggaagtggaatgcgacgacgaagaggaagaggaagacgacgatgaagaggaagaggacgatgaagaggaagaggtacatgtcaagaaaaaacctctaccaccaaagcctaggaggagcgcaaggctGATGAACAATTAGAATAGGTCAATTAACACAATTAGAACATTATGTCATCATCCCCTGGTAATATACActctgaagttcaagtaatattactgcagaagtcctagTATGCCATGGCAGGAAGTGATGTGCTGGTGATGTACTGCATGAAAGCGCAAGCAGTGTTAAATTGAAAAACATACActctgaagttcaagtaatattactgcagaagtcctggtatgttatgagAGGAAGTGATGTGCTGGTCATGTATTCCATGAAAGAGAAAGCATTAATAAATTGAAAAACATACActctgaagttcaagtaatattactatagaagtcctggtatgttatgagAGGAAGTGATGTGCTGGTCATGTATTCCATGCAGAGTGCAAGCAAGAACAAAAAATGAaaaacatacactgtgaagttcaagtaagaTTACAGTGGAAGTTCTGGTATATTATGGCAGGAGGTGCTCGTGTTGTATTCCATAAAAGAGCAACCAGCAAATAATCATACAGTTTTGGAGTTTAACTCAGCTTACAGAAGAAGTTCTGGTATATAAAATCGATGTAGGGAAAAAATATGCTTAAAAAAGAAAGTTTCACCGCATAaactaaggttagcaagcctaAGACAACGCGTTCAACTGTGAAGTTCTGTTTGGATACGTGCAGAAGTTCAAAAGATAAAGAAACATCAACAATATTTCTGCACAAAGTTACAGCTGAAATACATTCGCActtgaaaaaacacaaaaaaaacaaatATAGATTTTATGCAAAACCATACATATTGATTGGGTTGAAAATTACCAATACATTACACAACACAGAAATATCCTCTCCATCTGAAACCAGCAGCCTAGCTCCATATGTTGGGGCCCAAAAATAAACAACATAAAAAATCAAGCAGTTCAACCATAACCGAGggagaagttcaggtacatctgtTGTGGCAAAAACATTCAACACATGGATACTGAAAACAATGCAGTACATTGAAAGTCACAAAGCCAAATCATTCTTCACACCAAAATACATTTTTCcacaatatcataagtaatagtGCTGCACCTATAGATACGCAAATCACTAAAAACATTCTTACACCCAAATCTTTACGGAATTGTTCCAATCATTATCAAACCTAAAAATCTGTACTAAATCAAATCTACAATGGAACTAATGCTTCGAATTCACGGGCCAAAGGACTGGATCTCTTTAGGGAGCTCTGAACGCATGACTTCATTCTTCTCGCTAAAAATCAG is a window of Triticum dicoccoides isolate Atlit2015 ecotype Zavitan chromosome 2B, WEW_v2.0, whole genome shotgun sequence DNA encoding:
- the LOC119363271 gene encoding protein TIC 20-I, chloroplastic-like; translation: MVLCQGLSAGQGQLLAFPAAKPPLLRRSCIRIPAGSPGLKSARLSSERKKLSVQAVRAGTGFLHHDMLTSSLMEGSIKGIPSLLTRQNQRRRSEVGCRASSLASFSYPELTSKPRWWWRTLACVPYLLPLHNMWSYADVIYQLHTYLQGFSLVYTFIDTMTLLPGWLLLVIFMTVYFFVVRRKWSPHFMRFHVILAILLDTGSQAVATMCTWMPSFVYQGKPMQYFWMAIAFMQIFTVLECMRCALCGMYPNVPFISHTAFIHSDLNLFR